From the Anopheles merus strain MAF chromosome 2L, AmerM5.1, whole genome shotgun sequence genome, the window CCCCTTTTTTGTACACCGGAAACATCACAGAGGATTTCCAGGCCGTGGGTACAGTACTTTGTGCAAAAGAGAGTTGGTAGATTTGAGACAGAGTAAGCAactttaatatttgttttatttagaaAAACTACCGCTAAAGAATACACGATCAGTAACTGATTCGTTACTTAGAAGTGATGTGTTCTTGtattgattgatttgttttcttttgataGCATTCGATAAAGTAAAATCTTGGCACTTGATACACAGATGCTctcaatttaaataaatatagaaccatattattgaaaaaagacatattttgttaaatatgTTCAAATATGCCATATTAATAACTTATTAACGGGTGAGGAACATTCTATCGTCATTGTAAGTTTGTATAGTGTAGGATTTATAATGATGAGCACGCAGTAAATTTTTGAATGGAATATATGTATAACATATGCTTTTTATACAAAtatacattattttaatatgagTGAAGGATTTCTTTTTATAGGACACATTAATATTAATAGTAAAAATgtaatataaattataaaaaatgtaatacgTAACAGCATGTAGTTAACAAGGTAAATGAGAACAAATATTTATAGATTTGTGAATTGTGCAGGTCCTAACTGAAACCTCATATTAACTTCTTCGAGTATATAATACTCAATATTTTTATGGCAATACCTTCATTGGTCAAACGATCAGCATGGGACTTGAATAATTTCGTAATCGTATACAACTATCGTCAATGCGCGTCAAACTTATGCGAGTCAAACGATCTGCGATTAAATTTACGTTACTGCTTGACTTTTACTTTACTGCTAGCTCGATGATTTATGTATACagagttgtttttgttaacCATAATCTattacattcttcttctttttttgttaacaaaAAGCATGAGTTTTGTAAGTTTACCGAAacctttatttttttagaagCTGGCTTTGTGGGACCTTTTTTTCAACTTGAACAAGGTAACATAATGGTAATTCTATCTTGTATCTGTCCAGTTTATCATTAGACCAGAGCCATTCTTATAtagtttcatgttttttatgCTTCATCTTACCGCTATTTTCCGTAGTTTCGTTTACATTAGACCAATCAAACCCATGTCAATTTCGCTAGCTTTTCCTAAGATGAAATGAAACTTCCAAATTTCTCATACACTTTAGAAGATCTTTACAATTcaagtgaaattgaaataaaaacaactaaTCGTTATGCTTAATTTGTGAACGTTTATTCATACGGTAAAATGGTATTCTGGCAATAAATAACATTGCAGGCGATCGATGGTCATGGCGAGGTTGCATGAGACTTGGTACAACCAGTCAAACCCAACAATATAAATGCAAGTGTTCCTCGAAATGGTCGGTTGAATGCTGATCACAGTGAGGTAGGACGACAACAGATGGGTTGTGAGCTGAGGCGGCAGAAGTCGTAGATCTCATCCCTTATccgtgatggtgatggtggtgaccATGGCCGTATCCTCCGTATCCTCCATAGCCTCCACCGAATCCGCCGAAGCCTCCTCCGTAGCCACCGCCGAAGCCGCCTCCGTATCCTCCATAAGGATAGCCTCCGAAGCCACCGCCATAGCCGCCTCCGTATCCACCGTATCCGCCATATCCGTGATGGGCCGTCTCAGCACCGGCCAGATCGTcctccgccgccaccaccagcacggCCGGACTGTCCTGGGACTCTTGGGATGCAATCGGTTGCGAGACCTCCACAGCTGGCATGGCCAAGCTGATCGCCACGAGGCAGCTCAACACGGCAACGAACTGTGAGTGATCGAGATCAATGAGAAATAGGAATGTGTAATTTAGTAACCATTGTCACAAGGCGGCTCTATTTGTGGTCTCCACACATCACACGCCACATTTAAATCACACTGAACACAAATATTGAACAAGTCTGTTCACACGACACCAGCAGCACCCACGGCAGTACACACCTTAAACATTTTGAGCGATGATGTATGTATTTCACTGATCGAAAGGAAGCGAATCTGCACAAGTAGCTTGTATCTTTGACGAGAGTCCAACTTTAACTGTGTCTAACCGAACGGGGCGTTGTAGTATTTATACGCCGACCAAAACAGCCAACAGAAAGAAACAGTAATCGCCAAAAATCCCCAAAATCTGTGGGGTGCGAAACACGACGGGTTGAATTTCTGGTTTTCCAAATGGCTAGACGGGCGGAATCGGGGACGGAGAAGGGCGGCGGTGGATGTTTACAAACTGTTCGTTTACGGGCGGGGTCGCGTGAAGAAAGAAGATCTTCTGTTGATCGAGTCTTGTGAGGGTGATAGCAAGGGAGAATGTGTGAGAGCAGAAGGAAGGAAGTGTAGGAAAaggaacgtgtgtgtgtgtcgaagaTAAATGAGTGCCAACAGGAGGGCGTATTAGCCACGTAAAGAAATTGAGGGAAAGGATGTGAAGAGAACCGGTGTGAAGATTGTAATGAGGAAATTTGTAGAAGAAATCAAACATTTGCCGCTGGGCACAATCAATCAGGAACAAAACACATGTAAATTGAGTAAATAACGGTTTAGCAGTAAAACATCAGCGAAAGAGTTTGAAGCCCGATGATCAAGCGTTGTTTTGAGGATCAATCAGTTGTATAATTTACGAGGAATCAtttaaaacacaacaaaaagacAGCTGTAAATCACAACAAATTAGCCATCGCTAATTAAagtgtagaaaaaaatatgcatATTTACATAAAGTGACCGACTTTGCGCTCTTCAGCATGACCGAGCGCTGTCATTGGATGAGTGAGCAAAATATCGACACGAACACGTCCAGAACATGAAGAGGATAAGCTTGACTGGACGGCCAATAAATGCCAATCGGTCTCGGAGTGTGGACAGCAGTTCATCGACTCACGGGAAGAGAGGAACACATTCTAGAAAGAAACTATAATTGCACGAAAGCAATGGCAAGCATTACAGCTGTGTAGCATCATCAACATTAACGTTAAACACTGTTGAAATTTTAGCGAAGCATGATTTCATAATAGTGTAAATAAGATTATTTTTAGCAATGATGTGAATCGCCTGATTTGTCTTTTCTTTCGATAATGGTCCTGGATAAACAATGCGTAGGAGTTTACAGCCCGCAAGATATTGTCTCGTTACGCAACTGGATAGTAAACTGCGACCCCGACCGTGCGATATCAGCTGATTCGTCGATGATTCATTCcaaaacaaagccaaaaaGCACGCCACACACATATCAAGCACAGCGgtatcaaaacaaacagcgtgTGTGGAACCGGCATAGCTGAACAGAACACGCCAGCACCATCCAGCTCGGAAAGCTTCTGTCCGGTTTGGTTGGtgaaggttcgtcgcttgtttcGCTGCGTTGAAGTCGTTTGTAGCGCAGCGTGCGGTTTTTACGTCgccgcttgctgctgctgttgtttacTATGCTGAGCTTTTATGGTGTGCAGCAATTAAGTTTGCTCTCACACCggcagacacgcacacactacgCATCCCACGTATGGGTGGAATCGACGGTTAGCCGGTTCAAACCGGAAGAAGGGATGAGCGACACAATGAATGGACCGCTTTACGAACCGGAGCTGCACAGGTCGATTGGTTTGTTTGCGCTTCGTATTGCCGGCTGTCGGGTGTCGGGTGGTGGCAATCGGGTTTACATTTGACGCTGGGGGTTTTCCCCGAATTGTAAAGAGCAGACAGAGGATACAACTGCAAAAGcgaaaacagaacagaatCTCCGGGAGAGTTATGAGTCTTCTGCTTTGGAATAAATATTCCTCAATTGCGCAATATGTGAAACAAGTGGGCGTCTAATGAAGGCTCAAAGGGTTCTGCCCTGTACACGATCAAACGATCTGTGCTGTTTGAGTGCGtttatgggtgtgtgtgtgtgtgtgtgatagggAGAGTTTGAGGTTTCTTAATGACCTAACTCTACGTTCTTTAATTCGAATTTGCTCACGGATGTTGCCGATCGCTTCACTGCCTCCCGATCGCAACTgaggggaggaaaaaacggTTTGATAATGATCTTTTTATTGTAACCCCTCCATGCTCTGATGGcacaagaaaaaggaagacGAAACGGTGGCAAATCATGGAGATGGAATTGAATCACTCGCTCGAGAGACACTCGACAAAGAAGCCACAGTCACCAAGCTAAGGGctgggcgggggggggggggagctggAATTAGGCAGCGATCGAAATGACTTCTGGTGTCGTGTGGAGATTTCGTATCAAAATCGTTagttgtgtttgatttttacatgtttgtttccccccccccccccactggtcattattttccctttttttcactCCTTTCGAAACGTCcagcaaaaagcaacaacacactCGCGTTAGAATGTTGGTACGGTCGCTTCTTCCCCGAACCTCTCACCATGTCGAATGGGCCCCCGACCAGTCGGCATGCGGGGTTGGAAGCTGTTTCGAGTTTTCCGTTTACTTTTTGCGATGCCGCAAATTTAATGAGTTCTTTTTAATTCCCTTTGCTTGCACGGGTGGGGTGGAATTATCTTTCTTAGCTGGATGGGCAGCGTAGAGGAATTGGTACGAGAAACATACCATCCTTAATGGTTGATAAATCGAGATTGATGGCGAAATAATGATCACGTTTGAGGCAGCATTATTGTGCTCTAATCACGCAAACCAGAGTTGCGgaagattttttaaatttatactTACGTAAATTAAGGGTTCTAGCttgttttttatatttgaaattaaataattgatggTAAGTATTTATCTACACAAGAAAATCCTCTCGTAAAACCTTCTCAATTGCTGAGACAACTGGCGATCGCCCAAAACGATCGCCCCCATCTGGGTGGATACGATCCTGACCCATCAAAACCGTGCCTAAATTGATCAAAAGAGGATGATTTTCCAATCATGCACGTTAAGAGGGCCATCGTTTTGGTCGTTCTTTTGCCGGCCGGgcataagtgtgtgtgtttgtgtgtaaacTTGTGTCCGTCGACTTCGTTCACTTCATTTCACACTTAACCCTTAGCtctt encodes:
- the LOC121594221 gene encoding glycine-rich cell wall structural protein-like, whose protein sequence is MFKFVAVLSCLVAISLAMPAVEVSQPIASQESQDSPAVLVVAAEDDLAGAETAHHGYGGYGGYGGGYGGGFGGYPYGGYGGGFGGGYGGGFGGFGGGYGGYGGYGHGHHHHHHG